Proteins from a genomic interval of Rosa chinensis cultivar Old Blush chromosome 2, RchiOBHm-V2, whole genome shotgun sequence:
- the LOC121051245 gene encoding uncharacterized protein LOC121051245: MAGDDIFSETPNGGSGTSGTSSDESANPLFLHHSDHPGLILVSKKLTGDNYNSWCRAMRISLSAKNKTGFITGAIKEPSAIKKPEEHALWQRCNDMVLSWILNSLEPDLADSVLSCTTPHAIWEDLRERFALGNAPRIFQVQRDIYKIEQGQLSIAAYYTKLKALWDELASYNTVDNCTCGAQNDRTKLMQFLMGLNESYAGTRGQILLMNPLPSVRQAYASVTQEEKQRELGVAALAPSNAAAMAD, from the exons ATGGCTGGAGACGATATATTTTCTGAAACTCCCAATGGTGGCAGCGGCACCAGCGGCACCTCCTCTGATGAATCTGCAAATCCGCTATTCCTCCATCATTCAGACCATCCCGGTCTCATCCTTGTCTCCAAGAAATTGACAGGAGACAATTACAACTCATGGTGTCGTGCCATGAGGATCTCCTTGAGTGCGAAAAATAAGACCGGATTCATTACCGGTGCAATCAAAGAACCATCTGCAATCAAGAAACCAGAGGAGCATGCTCTATGGCAGCGATGCAACGACATGGTCTTGTCCTGGATTCTCAACTCTCTTGAACCAGACCTTGCTGATTCGGTCCTCTCCTGCACAACACCTCATGCAATTTGGGAGGACCTTAGGGAACGCTTTGCCTTGGGAAACGCCCCACGTATCTTCCAGGTTCAAAGAGACATCTACAAGATTGAACAAGGCCAATTGTCAATCGCTGCTTATTATACCAAGTTGAAAGCACTTTGGGATGAACTTGCCTCATACAATACAGTGGATAATTGCACTTGTGGGGCACAGAATGACCGCACCAAACTCATGCAATTCCTCATGGGCTTGAATGAATCGTATGCAGGTACTCGTGGTCAAATTTTGCTAATGAATCCATTACCTTCTGTGAGACAGGCCTATGCTTCAGTAACTCAGGAAGAGAAGCAGCGAGAACTTGGTGTTGCTGCCCTTGCTCCATCCAATGCAGCAGCAATGGCC GATTGA
- the LOC112188947 gene encoding nicotianamine aminotransferase 1 — MENKWNFQGNGELKPEPPTTVRGVLTMIMQNLNKDDPRSIIPLGHGDPSAFPCFRTSISAEDAIVDSVRSGKFNCYSPSVGILPARRAIADYLSNDLPYKLSPDDVYLTIGCTQAIEVVLTAISLSNPVANILLPRPGFPYYETRAACSNLEVRRYDLLPEQGWEVDLEALEALADENTVAMVIINPGNPCGNVYTSQHLKKIAETARKLGILVVADEVYDHLTFANTPFVPMGTFGSVVPVLTLGSISKRWIVPGWRLGWIVTCDPNAILQKSGIMKSITGCLEVSTDAPTFIQAAIPQIIENTKEDFFFKIVEMLRGAADICFDKLNEIPCITCPSKPEGSMFVMVKLNLSLFDDISDDVEFSLKLAKEESVIVLPGVTVGLKNWLRITFACDHSILEDGLGRIKGFCGRHAKKQ; from the exons ATGGAAAACAAGTGGAATTTTCAGGGGAATGGAGAGCTCAAACCGGAACCACCAACCACGGTTCGAGGAGTTCTCACAATGATAATGCAAAATCTCAACAAAGATGATCCAAGGTCTATCATTCCTTTAGGCCACGGTGACCCCTCCGCTTTCCCATGCTTTCGGACTAGTATTTCAGCCGAAGATGCCATCGTTGATTCTGTTCGGTCCGGCAAGTTTAACTGCTATTCTCCCTCAGTTGGTATTCTACCAGCAAGGAG GGCTATTGCAGATTACCTGTCAAATGATCTCCCATACAAGTTATCGCCTGACGATGTTTATCTTACAATTGGGTGTACACAAGCAATTGAAGTGGTACTGACAGCTATATCCCTGTCAAATCCTGTTGCCAACATTCTGCTTCCAAGGCCAGGCTTCCCTTACTATGAAACTCGTGCAGCCTGTTCCAATCTGGAAGTTCGTCGCTATGATCTGCTTCCAGAACAGGGTTGGGAGGTTGATCTTGAAGCTCTTGAAGCACTTGCAGATGAAAATACTGTTGCCATGGTCATCATCAATCCTGGAAATCCTTGTGGAAATGTTTATACGTCTCAACATTTGAAGAAG ATTGCAGAGACGGCAAGGAAGCTTGGGATTCTTGTAGTTGCTGATGAAGTGTATGACCATCTTACTTTCGCAAATACCCCATTTGTGCCAATGGGGACATTTGGATCTGTTGTCCCAGTTCTTACACTTGGTTCTATATCAAAGAGATGGATTGTACCTGGTTGGAGACTTGGTTGGATTGTTACCTGTGACCCCAACGCAATTCTTCAAAAGTCGGGG ATTATGAAGTCCATTACAGGATGTCTCGAAGTCTCAACGGATGCTCCAACCTTCATTCAG GCAGCAATTCCTCAAATTATAGAGAATACAAAGGAGGATTTCTTTTTTAAAATAGTTGAGATGCTACGAGGTGCTGCAGACATATGTTTTGATAAACTTAATGAGATTCCCTGCATTACGTGCCCAAGCAAACCTGAGGGTTCCATGTTTGTAATG GTAAAGCTGAATCTATCATTGTTCGATGACATTAGTGATGATGTTGAGTTCAGCCTCAAACTTGCCAAAGAGGAATCAGTCATAGTACTACCTG GTGTGACTGTTGGATTGAAGAACTGGTTGCGGATAACATTTGCTTGTGACCATTCAATTCTTGAAGATGGCCTTGGGAGGATTAAAGGCTTCTGTGGAAGGCATGCCAAGAAACAATAA